From the Neoarius graeffei isolate fNeoGra1 chromosome 1, fNeoGra1.pri, whole genome shotgun sequence genome, one window contains:
- the tnfsf10l gene encoding TNF superfamily member 10, like isoform X1: MIPTLQHGKVKSQGVTEELRCLGLLNALDKNRDIPEDLAQLLGESCIKLAEGIKAYISKVTENIISRQTLQEARTIPHGYNTTGAKFVTQRPSAHLTLSSLQGASPQYPSPQADLHQSCRHPVRSWANQSFGAHLHNMTLVNGRLRVPQDGRYYLYAQVYFRYPSPSEGEQKSTSHQLVQCIYKKTSYLRPIQLLKGVGTKCWAPDAEYALHSVYQGGLFELRAGDEVFVSVSSPSMVHAEDSSSYFGAFRLDL; encoded by the exons GTGAAGAGCCAAGGAGTAACAGAAGAGCTGCGATGTCTGGGATTGCTCAATGCCCTGGATAAAAACCGGGATATCCCCGAGGACCTAGCCCAGCTCTTAGGAGAATCCTGCATCAAACTGGCTGAAGGCATCAAAGCCTACATCTCTAAG GTAACAGAGAACATCATCTCCAGACAGACATTACAAG AAGCAAGAACCATACCACATGGTTACAACACGACAGGGGCAAAGTTTGTGACACAGAGACCTTCAGCACACCTTACACTCAGCAGCCTACAAG GTGCCAGCCCTCAGTATCCGAGTCCGCAGGCGGACCTGCACCAGTCATGCCGCCACCCCGTGCGCTCCTGGGCCAATCAGAGCTTCGGTGCCCACCTACACAACATGACACTGGTCAACGGGCGTCTCCGCGTGCCTCAGGACGGCCGCTACTACCTGTACGCGCAGGTCTACTTCCGCTACCCGTCCCCCAGTGAGGGCGAGCAGAAGAGCACCAGCCACCAGCTGGTTCAGTGCATCTACAAGAAAACGTCGTACCTGAGACCCATCCAACTGCTGAAGGGTGTCGGCACTAAGTGTTGGGCACCTGACGCCGAATACGCCCTACACTCCGTCTACCAGGGAGGTCTGTTCGAGCTGCGCGCCGGCGACGAGGTGTTCGTGTCCGTCTCCTCCCCCTCAATGGTGCACGCCGAGGACTCCTCCAGCTACTTCGGAGCTTTCCGTCTGGACCTGTGA